Proteins encoded within one genomic window of Siniperca chuatsi isolate FFG_IHB_CAS linkage group LG4, ASM2008510v1, whole genome shotgun sequence:
- the nup205 gene encoding nuclear pore complex protein Nup205 isoform X2 — protein MAAQMAVNSGASLWGPLKELWETVDGAVLRRQPESVHLLDLQLKKHKAHFLSLFRNPPKSAEQREKVRKASTEGIAIQGQQGSRLLPEQLLKEAFILSDLFDIGELAALELLLAGEHQQPHFPGLTRGLVAVLLYWDGKLCVANSLRTLIQSRHGKTFTLDLSGELVALTTRFTDDLMNQGLTKRILILVSEISVTREFERLQKERGLGNEKHRKEVSDLIKESRQALADSLFSWTCQSPLTKDDTLALIGHLETVTAQADGSLDSVNLALVMALLYCLDVSFVEQGTEDREDLLQTLPLLTERQYVSAVHSRLMDGQPWKLPGLQAVCRLTWALSLRVLSQLPQGCALVEFTEADEALADQALLGDVFLFMKEGMLGCESFAQEEFYIRRLHSLITDFLALMPMKVKQLRNRADEDARLVHMSLQMDSELPSSLRKDLDHLMILIGEFYSKDSFGLELGLEFWCPTESLQHTSLQGSYLGMALQRPPHKQVVLSKFVRQMGDLLPSTLYISYLRMLKGLANGPQCAHYCFSLLKTNGATHSDNIQGVSGSPVSWEHFFHSLMLYHENLRRDFPNPDAAHYRQLPLRGITQRELDGLTSFLQLLTTIITWSENARLALCEHPQWTPVVVMLGLLQCSVPPVLKAELMYCLAAFGKSPEIAASLWQSLEYTQILQTVRAPGQRQAAGIEVELNEIESSCEEYPLTRGFCHLTSTLVESSLPVNLGAGLRVPGFQPYLNFLRDAVFLPFPTRAYRRPAEKWEVADAVLEVFHKLLRDYEPQPSDFVQEMVELQGEQVPAHKPPGHSIVFHLLNDSPMLALCLSLLEEGVRQLDSYAPFPGKKHLESAVLHCLCLLDLALQKEVVFMDLLRESQASLLVSPLEQLLQGVSPQTRRADHIVNIARYLYHSSSNPEAAFQSAKILRRIANYPNIQNRLVGDFTHDQAVSDKLMAGFVECLDNEEAEEGTEKEDDSDPQKKVARIRHETQIHILNLLITSLELKTPNLALYLLGYEVKKPVSSTNLQDPGVLGCPRSCLHAILSLLQRGTEKRSGPVLTQQAPHLAELCYQVIYQLCACPDTSGPTMRYLRTSQDFLFSHLQHLPFILPSNQIAALSQMSWLMKTAAIELRVTSLNRQRSHTQHLVSLLLDDQPHTQHTADGESGMEQETRSVSSFLHFDTVSKVRRKLLSVLDAIDFSQDMPELLQLDFFERTQIEQVISNCEHVNEQGHTVCNVKLLHRVLVAEVNALQGMAAIGQRPLLMEEVNSILQQVVERNRVRRSLSAKRHALRSWRSLVETLLTACPSDLIPADDRQLIIRDLLLDLHDKVLSEDAAGELMPIVAGAVFTLTAHLSQSVLSEQQQGVGLEASSGFASIANSALHLILRKLLDFILCTGGGYQRLRAHLYGSLLYYLQIAQKPEEPDTLQSGKAMWERLTAPEDGFSKLQRENLAIIESYGKSLMEVVCRDACDGHEISRMLALAVLDRILSIDRQNQWLVYVCNSGYLRSLVESLRQDDVALQSLLTPQPPLLKPLYIYESKMALLTRVAKTGQGAVELLRCGLVAQLIECQVFDMIPDSDAHRGMRDPSGFIPSPMDRYRQILLPTLRLFQVILTSTTMNHQQGAAQVLQWLIVHADTIQSLLRCQELSMGALQELSLLTGIISKTALPGALEMGGEVNSAALLEFQGHINRFQRLCLSLLGHLAGSERERLLKQAEIASPGDSAERREEMEVAMQQVCANIMEYCQTLLLQSSTQAQFSICLFSPSGSEPAGRDGGRTDLPSSTLPSMAYSRAPSLGLVMYLLKNSAAEFFRFHQSHRQSLGKLQSLDQLPPEELKELCQGLVSGPGGVEKISSVQRSLLAKRRLVQLINNRAKLLALSSYVIETCLFVLWRHLEYYLLHCTPTDPKDSLLPGASLYRSRLTDDSFGGLQASGGRGLGLSRVSQQDLDQLKSDMAAGFGEALQRKLLEVEGLYSQVRSRYTFIQALVRRIRGLLRQPKS, from the exons ATGGCGGCGCAGATGGCGGTAAATTCGG GAGCCAGTCTGTGGGGGCCGCTGAAGGAGTTGTGGGAAACAGTGGATGGGGCAGTGTTGAGGAGACAGCCAGAGAGCGTCCACCTCCTGGACCTGCAGTTGAAGAAACACAAAGcacactttctctcactctttagGAACCCG CCAAAAAGtgcagaacagagagagaaggtgcGTAAAGCCAGCACAGAAGGCATCGCCATCCAAGGTCAGCAGGGGTCACGGCTCCTTCCAGAGCAGCTTCTCAAAGAGGCCTTCATCCTCAGTGATTTGTTTGATATTGGAGAGTTGGCAGCTTTGGAGCTTCTGTTAGCAG GTGAGCACCAGCAGCCCCATTTTCCAGGTCTGACACGAGGTCTAGTAGCTGTGCTGCTCTACTGGGATGGAAAGCTTTGTGTGGCGAACTCCCTGCGCACACTTATCCAGTCACGCCATGGCAAGACCTTCACCCTGGATCTGAG TGGAGAGCTGGTGGCTTTGACGACGCGTTTTACAGATGACCTGATGAACCAGGGTCTGACCAAACGCATCCTAATCTTGGTGTCAGAGATAAGTGTGACGCGTGAGTTTGAACGGCTGCAGAAGGAGCGTGGACTGGGCAATGAAAAGCACAGGAAAGAG GTTTCTGACCTCATCAAAGAATCCCGACAGGCTCTGGCAGACAGCCTGTTTTCATGGACCTGCCAATCACCTTTGACTAAAGATGACACTCTGGCTCTTATTGGCCACCTGGAGACAGTGACAGCTCAAGCTGATGGCTCATTGGACAGTGTGAACCTGGCTCTGGTCATGGCACTGCTCTACTGCTTGGATGTCAGCTTCGTGGAACAGGGAACAGAAGATAGAGAAG ATCTGCTCCAGACACTGCCGTTGCTGACTGAGAGGCAGTATGTGTCCGCAGTGCACAGTCGTCTGATGGACGGCCAGCCGTGGAAGCTTCCAGGCCTGCAGGCTGTGTGCCGATTGACCTGGGCTCTGTCTCTCAGGGTCCTTTCTCAGCTACCACAGGGATGTG ccCTGGTTGAGTTCACCGAGGCAGATGAGGCTCTGGCTGACCAGGCTCTACTCGGAGATGTCTTCCTGTTTATGAAGGAGGGCATGCTGGGATGTGAGAGTTTTGCCCAGGAAGAATTTTACATCCGCCGGCTCCATTCACTCATCACAGACTTCCTGGCACTCATGCCAATGAAG GTGAAACAGCTTCGTAACCGTGCTGATGAGGATGCCCGTCTGGTGCACATGTCCCTACAGATGGACAGTGAGCTTCCATCATCGTTACGCAAGGACTTAGACCACCTCATGATCCTC ATAGGAGAGTTTTACAGTAAGGACTCATTTGGGCTGGAGTTGGGTCTGGAGTTCTGGTGTCCCACAGAGTCTCTCCAACACACCTCCCTGCAGGGATCCTACCTGGGAATGGCACTGCAAAGGCCTCCACATAAACAG GTGGTTCTGTCCAAGTTTGTGCGTCAGATGGGAGACCTTCTTCCCTCCACCCTATATATCTCCTATCTCCGTATGCTAAAAGGCCTCGCAAATGGTCCTCAGTGTGCCCACTACTGCTTCAGCCTGCTTAAAACCAACGGAGCTACACACA GTGACAACATCCAGGGAGTTTCAGGAAGCCCGGTGTCTTGGGAACATTTTTTTCACTCCCTTATGCTCTACCATGAGAACCTGCGACGAGACTTTCCAAATCCAGATGCAGCACACTACCGCCAGCTACCACTAAGGGGCATCACCCAAAGAGAGCTGGACGGACTCACCTCATTTTTGCAGTTGCTCACCACCATCATTACATGG AGTGAAAATGCACGACTGGCGTTGTGTGAGCATCCCCAGTGGACCCCAGTTGTAGTGATGTTGGGGTTGCTACAGTGCAGCGTACCTCCCGTCCTGAAGGCTGAGCTCATGTACTGCCTGGCAGCCTTTGGGAAGTCACCAGAGATCGCTGCTTCACTCTGGCAGTCACTGGAATACACACAG ATCCTTCAGACAGTACGAGCCCCAGGACAGAGGCAGGCAGCTGGAATTGAG GTGGAGCTGAACGAGATCGAGTCAAGCTGTGAGGAGTATCCCCTGACACGAGGCTTCTGTCATCTGACCAGCACATTGGTCGAGAGCAGCCTGCCTGTTAATTTAGGTGCGGGGCTACGCGTGCCAGGCTTTCAGCCCTACCTGAACTTCTTGCGTGATGCTGTGTTCCTCCCCTTCCCCACCAGAGCATATCGGCGTCCAGCTGAGAAG TGGGAGGTTGCTGATGCTGTCCTGGAAGTGTTCCACAAGCTGCTGCGGGACTATGAGCCTCAGCCGTCAGACTTTGTCCAGGAGATGGTGGAGCTGCAGGGTGAGCAGGTCCCGGCCCACAAGCCCCCCGGCCACAGCATCGTGTTCCACCTGCTCAACGACTCGCCCATGCTGGCGCTCTGCCTCAGCCTGCTGGAAGAGGGTGTACGCCAGCTGGACAGCTATGCACCCTTCCCTG GTAAGAAGCACTTGGAGTCGGCAGTGCTGCACTGCCTGTGCCTGCTGGACTTAGCTCTGCAGAAGGAGGTGGTGTTCATGGACCTCCTCAGGGAGAGCCAGGCCTCCCTGCTGGTTTCGCCCTTGGAGCAGCTCCTCCAGGGGGTTAGTCCTCAAACTCGAAGGGCTGATCACATTGTCAATATTGCCAG GTATCTGTACCACAGCAGCTCCAACCCAGAGGCTGCCTTCCAGAGTGCCAAGATCCTGCGTCGTATTGCCAACTACCCCAACATTCAGAATAGGCTGGTGGGAGATTTCACACACGACCAG GCTGTGAGTGACAAGCTTATGGCAGGCTTTGTGGAGTGTCTGGACAatgaagaggcagaggagggaaCAGAGAAAGAAGATG ACTCTGACCCACAAAAGAAGGTTGCAAGAATCCGACATGAAACACAGATCCATATCCTGAACCTGCTCATCACCTCCTTGGAGCTGAAGACGCCCAATCTGGCCCTGTATCTTTTGGGCTATGAAGTCAAGAAGCCCGTGTCCTCCACCAACCTCCAGGACCCAG GTGTGTTGGGATGTCCGCGGAGCTGCTTGCACGCCATCCTGAGTCTGCTGCAGAGAGGCACTGAGAAGAGATCAGGACCTGTACTCACACAGCAGGCCCCACACCTAGCTGAGCTTTGCTACCAG gTGATCTACCAGCTGTGTGCCTGCCCAGACACATCAGGACCCACCATGCGTTATTTGAGGACCAGCCAGGACTTCCTGTTCTCTCACCTGCAGCACCTACCCTTCATCCTGCCTA GTAATCAGATCGCTGCCCTCTCCCAGATGTCTTGGCTcatgaaaacagctgcaattGAGCTGAGAGTGACGTCACTAAACCGCCagcgttcacacacacaacaccttgTCAGCCTCCTGTTGGATGACCAGCCACACACTCAGCATACAG CTGATGGGGAATCAGGCATGGAGCAAGAAACCAGATCAGTCAGCAGTTTCCTGCATTTTGACACAGTTTCTAAAG TGCGAAGGAAGTTGCTGAGTGTGCTGGATGCCATCGACTTCAGTCAGGACAtgcctgagctgctgcagctggactTCTTCGAGCGCACTCAGATAGAACAGGTGATCTCCAACTGTGAGCATGTCAATGAGCAAGGACACACTGTGTGCAACGTTAAG TTGCTACATAGAGTGCTGGTCGCTGAGGTAAATGCACTGCAAGGAATGGCAGCCATTGGACAGAGGCCCCTGTTAATGGAG GAGGTGAACTCCATCCTGCAGCAGGTGGTGGAACGCAATCGCGTCCGTAGGAGTTTGAGTGCAAAGCGACATGCGCTGCGGTCCTGGAGGAGCCTGGTAGAGACACTGTTGACCGCCTGTCCTTCTGATCTCATACCTGCTGATGACAGGCAGCTCATCATCAGAGACCTGCTGCTAGACCTGCATGATAAG GTGTTATCTGAGGATGCAGCAGGAGAACTGATGCCCATTGTTGCTGGGGCAGTCTTCACGCTGACAGCCCACCTCAGCCAATCAGTCCtgtctgagcagcagcagggggTGGGATTAGAAGCATCCTCCGGCTTTGCCTCCATCGCCAACTCCGCCCTGCACCTGATTCTCCGCAAGCTGCTGGACTTCATCCTTTGTACTG GAGGTGGATACCAACGTCTGCGTGCTCACTTGTATGGCTCTCTGCTGTACTACCTTCAAATCGCCCAGAAACCTGAAGAACCAGACACTCTGCAGTCAG GAAAGGCAATGTGGGAGCGCCTCACAGCCCCTGAAGATGGTTTCTCCAAACTGCAAAGAGAGAACCTCGCTATCATTGAGAGTTATGGCAAGTCTCTCATGGAGGTGGTGTGTCGGGATGCCTGTGACGGCCATGAAATTAGCAGG ATGTTGGCTCTGGCGGTGCTGGACCGGATCCTGTCCATAGACCGTCAGAATCAGTGGCTGGTTTACGTCTGCAACAGTGGCTACCTGCGGTCACTAGTGGAGAGCCTGAGACAGGATGATGTCGCCCTGCAGAGCCTGCTCACACCTCAGCCACCCCTCCTCAAACCACTCTACATCTATGAGAGCAAGATG GCTCTGCTGACTCGTGTGGCTAAGACAGGTCAGGGAGCTGTGGAGCTTCTGCGCTGTGGGCTCGTGGCACAGCTGATAGAGTGTCAGGTGTTTGACATGATACCTGACAGCGATGCACACAG GGGGATGAGGGACCCATCAGGCTTCATCCCCAGCCCTATGGACCGCTACAGGCAGATTCTCTTACCGACCTTGAGGCTCTTTCAGGTGATCCTGACCTCTACCACCATGAATCACCAGCAGGGGGCGGCACAG GTTCTCCAGTGGCTGATAGTCCACGCAGACACCATTCAGTCCCTGTTGCGCTGTCAGGAACTCAGTATGGGAGCTTTGCAGGAGCTCTCTTTGCTTACTGGCATCATCAGTAAGACGGCTCTGCCAG GTGCCCTTGAGATGGGTGGGGAGGTCAACAGTGCTGCTCTTCTGGAGTTCCAGGGTCACATCAACAGATTCCAG cgtctctgtctgtccctgcTTGGCCATCTGGCGGGGAGCGAGCGGGAGAGGTTGCTAAAGCAGGCGGAGATTGCTTCACCTGGAGACTCAGCAGAAAGACGAGAGGAGATGGAGGTTGCCATGCAACAG GTGTGTGCTAACATCATGGAGTACTGCCAAaccctgctgctgcagagctcAACCCAGGCCCAGTTCAGCATCTGTCTCTTCAGCCCGTCAGGCAGCGAGCCAGCTGGCAGGGACGGAGGACGCACAG ATCTGCCATCATCCACTCTGCCATCAATGGCTTACTCCCGGGCCCCGAGCCTGGGTCTGGTCATGTACCTGCTGAAGAACAGTGCTGCAGAATTCTTCCGGTTCCACCAGAGTCACAGACAAAGCCTGGGCAAGCTGCAGAGCCTGGATCAGCTGCCTCCCGAGGAGCTCAAGGAG TTGTGCCAAGGCCTGGTGTCAGGCCCAGGAGGGGTGGAGAAAATCTCATCAGTCCAGAGAAGCTTGCTGGCCAAGAGACGACTGGTCCAGCTTATCAACAACAGAGCCAAGCTGCTGGCCCTGAGCTCCT ATGTTATCGAgacctgtttgtttgtgttgtggcgCCACCTTGAGTACTACCTGTTGCACTGTACACCCACAGACCCCAAGGACTCCCTGTTGCCTGGAGCCAGTTTGTATAGATCACGCCTCACAGACG acTCGTTTGGCGGACTGCAGGCAAGTGGAGGTCGTGGCCTTGGTCTGTCCCGAGTCAGCCAGCAAGACCTAGACCAG CTGAAGAGCGACATGGCCGCAGGTTTCGGAGAGGCTCTGCAGAGgaagctgctggaggtggagggTTTGTACAGCCAGGTCCGCTCCCGCTACACCTTCATCCAGGCCCTGGTTCGCAGGATCCGTGGCCTGCTCAGACAGCCCAAAAGCTGA